Proteins encoded within one genomic window of Pleurocapsa minor HA4230-MV1:
- a CDS encoding DUF2993 domain-containing protein, which yields MEILTIVLAGLLGIGSSGGIVLDKITQGKIRSQVISVEQQAVRIDNQPNYRAAEGKLARVRIASRGVRIKPGIRIASVDLETDPLAVKLAKLKLSNIDRLRESLTVPAAGAVKVVLTEKDLNQALQSTEIQAQLQNTLNRLIASRAGSTNINYQLADIQLKLRPKNRLQVSFELSRPRPKNLNLESNATPGTYQTKNPSRELAISLELTLKVINGKKVRILNPQGTVNGRPMSSRLLNGFATGISDRLNLNTLSEDGILARILQLEINEDKLQLISFVRLETKMP from the coding sequence ATGGAAATTCTGACGATTGTGCTTGCAGGACTGCTGGGCATAGGTTCTAGCGGAGGAATAGTCTTGGATAAGATTACTCAAGGCAAAATTCGCTCCCAGGTGATTAGTGTCGAACAGCAGGCAGTGAGAATAGATAATCAACCCAACTATCGCGCAGCTGAGGGAAAATTAGCTCGTGTCCGAATTGCCAGTCGAGGAGTTAGAATCAAACCTGGTATTAGGATCGCCTCTGTTGATTTAGAAACCGATCCTTTAGCCGTAAAACTCGCCAAACTAAAGTTAAGCAACATCGATCGCTTGAGAGAGTCTTTAACTGTTCCTGCCGCTGGTGCAGTGAAGGTAGTATTAACAGAAAAGGATCTCAATCAAGCTTTGCAATCAACTGAGATTCAAGCTCAACTCCAAAACACCCTTAATCGGCTGATAGCCAGTAGAGCTGGTTCAACTAACATTAATTATCAATTAGCAGATATCCAGCTTAAACTGCGCCCCAAAAATCGCCTTCAGGTTAGTTTTGAGTTAAGTAGACCTAGACCAAAAAATCTTAATTTAGAATCAAATGCTACTCCTGGAACTTATCAGACGAAAAATCCCTCTAGAGAATTAGCTATTAGTCTAGAGTTAACCCTCAAAGTTATAAATGGCAAAAAAGTTCGTATACTCAATCCCCAAGGAACTGTCAATGGTCGTCCGATGTCATCTAGACTACTTAATGGTTTTGCCACAGGAATTAGCGATCGCTTGAATCTAAATACTTTGTCAGAAGACGGAATTCTAGCCCGTATCCTACAATTAGAAATCAATGAAGATAAATTACAGCTAATTAGTTTCGTTAGACTAGAAACAAAGATGCCATAA
- a CDS encoding GerMN domain-containing protein, whose amino-acid sequence MQDRNKNRLSITVMAAITGLILAAGGGVAWWTKSNLEQKTKNVQPVPSPIEKAETDIPAPAAITQDLMVEIYWLNPTGESIELVSQPMTFQKSVKPERVLKAKLETLLAQPPADAKYTTAIPPGTKLLDLSTDKKGIHLNLSQEFISGGGSASMSSRLAQIIYTASASSDNEPIWISVEGKPLENLGEEGILVSQPMTKQKFKQNFEGFSVDKSDS is encoded by the coding sequence ATGCAGGATCGTAATAAAAATCGCCTTTCAATCACCGTGATGGCTGCCATCACAGGACTTATTTTAGCAGCAGGAGGAGGTGTTGCTTGGTGGACAAAATCTAACCTGGAACAAAAGACAAAAAATGTTCAACCCGTTCCTTCTCCCATTGAAAAAGCTGAAACTGATATTCCTGCACCAGCAGCAATTACACAAGATCTAATGGTAGAAATTTACTGGCTCAATCCTACAGGAGAGAGTATTGAATTGGTTTCTCAACCTATGACTTTTCAAAAATCAGTTAAGCCAGAGCGAGTTTTAAAAGCAAAATTAGAAACTCTCCTCGCTCAACCACCAGCAGATGCTAAATATACGACTGCTATACCCCCAGGCACTAAGTTACTAGACTTATCCACTGATAAAAAAGGAATTCATCTTAATTTATCTCAAGAATTTATTTCTGGAGGAGGTAGTGCCTCAATGAGTAGCCGACTGGCACAGATTATTTATACCGCCAGTGCTTCAAGCGACAATGAACCCATTTGGATCAGTGTCGAAGGTAAGCCATTAGAAAACCTAGGAGAAGAAGGGATTCTGGTTAGTCAGCCAATGACCAAACAGAAATTTAAGCAAAATTTTGAAGGTTTTAGCGTAGACAAGTCTGATTCTTAG
- a CDS encoding SDR family oxidoreductase has translation MKYLNQHAMITGGSSGIGKAVAKLLAQQGSNITLIARDRQKLIQAQQEIKQVVVNQTQQINIATADVADRASITSVLEEAIANLGAPSLLITSAGIAHPGYFSEIPLEVFEQTMAINYFGSLYSVKAVLPAMIERQQGQIVLISSGAGLIGIYGYSAYCPSKFAIRGLAESLRGELKPKGINLTVVYPPDTDTPQLAAENKIKPLETKKITASAKILSAEDVAQQILRGVAKKQFAIAPGMELRILNRWHSLLSPWLNWYFDRIVDRTNK, from the coding sequence ATGAAATATCTCAATCAACACGCGATGATTACTGGTGGTTCGAGTGGGATTGGTAAAGCAGTCGCTAAGTTACTGGCACAGCAAGGATCAAACATTACTTTAATTGCTCGCGATCGCCAAAAGTTAATCCAAGCACAGCAGGAAATAAAGCAAGTCGTAGTTAATCAGACTCAGCAAATCAATATCGCCACTGCTGATGTAGCAGATCGAGCATCCATCACCTCTGTTTTAGAAGAGGCGATCGCTAATTTAGGCGCGCCAAGCTTATTAATTACCTCCGCAGGAATAGCTCATCCTGGGTATTTCTCAGAAATTCCCTTAGAGGTGTTTGAACAAACCATGGCAATCAATTATTTTGGTTCTCTATACAGTGTTAAAGCTGTCTTACCTGCTATGATTGAGCGCCAGCAAGGGCAGATTGTGCTGATCTCTTCAGGAGCAGGATTAATTGGTATTTATGGCTATAGTGCTTACTGCCCGTCAAAATTTGCCATTAGAGGCTTGGCAGAGTCGTTAAGGGGAGAACTCAAGCCAAAAGGAATTAACTTAACGGTGGTTTATCCTCCCGATACCGATACTCCCCAACTGGCTGCGGAAAATAAAATCAAGCCTCTAGAGACAAAGAAAATTACTGCCTCGGCTAAAATCTTGAGTGCTGAAGATGTAGCCCAACAGATCTTGCGCGGAGTAGCCAAAAAGCAATTTGCGATCGCCCCTGGGATGGAATTAAGAATTTTAAACCGTTGGCATAGTTTACTGTCTCCTTGGCTGAATTGGTACTTTGATAGAATTGTCGATAGAACTAATAAATAG
- a CDS encoding metallophosphoesterase, which yields MLVTEHLQFRRTVRRWLRQSALTTVILFLCCYIYGTKIEPNWIQVVPIQLTIPHLDRAFDQFKLVQISDLHIGKYMPESRLARIIQLVNQQQPDAIAITGDFVSKGSRFQAQKLQQQLSQLQAKSATVAVLGNHDHSRRIKLLKQTLLKSKINNLDNQVYIIQRGFKQLAFAGLDDPYWGEPNLEKIIDHLPDRVPTIFLVHEPDYIEKSATTHKFALQLSGHSHGGQIKIPFFAPLVLPFGSQKYFAGLNQVEDTIVYTNRGLGMTNLPMRIGSRPEITVFTLQSST from the coding sequence ATGCTGGTAACGGAACATCTTCAATTTCGGCGAACAGTTAGAAGATGGCTCAGACAATCAGCATTAACTACAGTTATTTTATTTCTTTGTTGCTATATTTATGGAACAAAAATAGAACCTAATTGGATTCAGGTTGTACCAATTCAACTGACAATTCCGCATTTAGATCGCGCCTTCGATCAATTCAAACTGGTTCAGATTAGTGATCTGCACATTGGTAAATATATGCCAGAATCACGGTTAGCCAGAATTATTCAGCTAGTTAACCAGCAGCAGCCAGATGCGATCGCGATTACGGGAGATTTTGTCAGCAAAGGCAGCCGTTTTCAGGCACAAAAACTCCAGCAGCAGTTAAGTCAGCTTCAGGCAAAATCAGCCACAGTAGCGGTTTTAGGCAATCACGATCATTCGAGAAGAATCAAATTGCTTAAACAAACTTTGCTCAAAAGTAAAATCAATAATTTGGATAATCAAGTCTATATTATCCAGCGTGGCTTTAAACAACTAGCTTTTGCTGGACTAGACGATCCTTATTGGGGTGAACCAAATCTGGAGAAAATCATAGACCATCTACCCGATCGAGTCCCGACAATATTTTTGGTTCATGAACCAGATTATATTGAAAAAAGCGCCACGACTCATAAATTTGCTCTACAACTATCAGGTCATTCTCATGGAGGACAGATTAAAATTCCTTTTTTTGCTCCTTTAGTATTACCCTTTGGGAGTCAAAAATACTTTGCGGGATTAAATCAAGTTGAAGATACTATTGTCTATACTAACCGTGGCTTGGGTATGACTAACTTACCGATGCGAATTGGCAGCCGTCCAGAAATTACAGTTTTTACACTCCAAAGTTCAACTTGA
- a CDS encoding circadian clock protein KaiA, protein MSDHQDNHLSSETRPTKLQICLFSTQSQLWDWFSKLLNSDRYELKCLSLMEDLTDFVINNYEQIDCLVLSCNEQLDLLFNQLWQAEILLPTVILEGDSISLESDRANDFASCLLDLEASNIYHQAEVRLYPKQLKEINSYINLAVNKFISLAPESKTSKYFACKEQQDATVPRSLITQQRRLTDKLKERLGYLGFFYKRNPDSFWPNLSPPEQEELAAKISQSYRQILLMYFTHDGEINKLIDEFVDRAFFADISTSQILEIHMDLMDDFSHQLKIEGRNDDILLDYRLPLIDIISHLCEIYRRSIPESDAPLNLLFTVE, encoded by the coding sequence ATGTCAGACCATCAAGATAATCATTTATCGTCAGAAACCAGACCAACTAAGTTACAAATCTGCTTGTTTTCTACTCAGTCACAGTTATGGGATTGGTTCAGCAAACTATTAAACAGCGATCGCTACGAGCTTAAGTGTCTTAGTCTGATGGAAGATTTGACTGACTTTGTCATTAATAATTATGAGCAGATTGACTGTCTCGTATTGAGCTGTAATGAACAGCTAGATTTATTATTCAATCAACTATGGCAAGCAGAAATTTTGTTGCCGACAGTTATTTTGGAAGGAGATTCAATTAGTCTAGAAAGCGATCGAGCAAATGATTTTGCTAGTTGTTTGCTTGATTTAGAAGCCAGTAATATCTATCATCAGGCGGAGGTTAGACTGTATCCAAAACAGCTCAAGGAAATAAACTCCTACATCAATCTGGCAGTTAATAAATTTATTAGTCTTGCTCCTGAAAGTAAAACTAGTAAATATTTTGCCTGCAAGGAACAGCAGGATGCAACAGTACCAAGATCTCTAATTACCCAGCAACGACGTTTGACTGACAAGCTAAAAGAAAGACTGGGTTATTTAGGTTTTTTTTACAAGCGTAATCCTGATTCTTTTTGGCCTAATTTATCTCCACCAGAGCAAGAAGAATTAGCAGCTAAAATTAGTCAAAGCTATCGCCAAATCTTACTGATGTATTTTACCCATGATGGAGAGATCAATAAGTTAATTGATGAATTTGTCGATCGCGCTTTTTTTGCCGACATCTCCACTTCGCAAATTCTGGAAATACACATGGATTTGATGGATGACTTTTCACACCAGTTAAAAATAGAGGGTCGAAATGATGATATTTTGCTGGACTATCGCTTACCTTTGATTGATATCATCTCTCATTTATGCGAAATCTATCGGCGCTCCATTCCTGAATCGGATGCCCCACTAAATTTGCTATTTACAGTGGAATAA
- the kaiB gene encoding circadian clock protein KaiB, with protein MDQFRKTYVLKLYVAGNTPNSVRALKMLKNILEKDFQGVYALKVIDVLKNPQLAEEDKILATPTLSKVLPPPVRKIIGDLSDREKVLIGLDLLYEEIREQRL; from the coding sequence ATGGATCAATTTAGAAAAACCTACGTACTAAAGCTGTATGTAGCAGGAAACACGCCGAATTCAGTCAGAGCCTTAAAGATGCTTAAAAACATCTTAGAAAAAGATTTTCAAGGAGTGTATGCTCTCAAGGTGATTGATGTGTTAAAAAATCCTCAGTTAGCTGAAGAAGACAAAATTTTAGCCACTCCCACATTATCCAAAGTTTTACCTCCCCCCGTGCGCAAAATTATTGGTGATTTAAGCGATCGCGAAAAAGTATTAATTGGTCTAGATTTGCTGTACGAAGAAATTCGCGAGCAAAGATTATAA
- the kaiC gene encoding circadian clock protein KaiC, with the protein MNEPNSTEPPQPEELAPQGVQKTRTMIEGFDEITHGGLPIGRTTLVSGTSGTGKTLLAVQFLYLGIKFFDCPGIFVTFEESPKDIIENAFSFGWDLQNLIDRGKLFILDASPDPEGQEVVGNFDLSALIERIQYAIRKYKAKLVSIDSVTAVFQQYDAASVVRREIFRLVARLKQLDVTSILTTERVEEYGAIARFGVEEFVSDNVIVIRNVLEGERRRRTIEILKLRGTTHMKGEYPFTINNDGINIFPLGAMRLTQRSSNVRRSSGVKTLDKLCGGGFFKDSIILATGATGTGKTLLVSKFLEEGCRQGERSVLFAYEESRAQLSRNASSWGVDFEEMERKGLLKLLCCYPESAGLEDHLQMIKSEITDFKPSRIAIDSLSALARGVTNNAFRQFVIGVTGYAKQEEITGFFTNTTDQFLGANSITESHISTITDTIILLQYVEIRGEMSRALNVFKMRGSWHDKGIREYEISSDAPEIPYIKESFRNYEGIISGSPSRVSINEKSELSRIARNVKDINFDNFDGAKDDK; encoded by the coding sequence ATGAACGAACCAAATTCCACCGAGCCACCTCAGCCAGAAGAACTTGCTCCCCAGGGAGTGCAGAAAACCCGCACGATGATTGAAGGGTTTGATGAAATCACTCACGGTGGTTTACCTATTGGCAGAACTACTTTAGTTAGTGGAACTTCAGGTACAGGGAAAACTCTGCTGGCGGTACAGTTTCTTTATCTCGGTATTAAATTTTTTGATTGTCCAGGAATCTTCGTTACCTTTGAAGAATCGCCGAAAGATATTATTGAGAATGCCTTTAGTTTTGGTTGGGATCTACAGAACCTAATCGATCGCGGTAAGCTATTTATTCTCGATGCTTCTCCCGATCCTGAAGGACAAGAAGTAGTTGGTAACTTCGATCTATCAGCACTAATTGAGCGCATTCAGTATGCTATCCGTAAATATAAAGCCAAGTTGGTTTCCATCGACTCAGTAACGGCAGTATTTCAGCAATACGATGCAGCTTCGGTAGTTAGGCGAGAAATATTTCGTTTAGTCGCACGTCTCAAGCAGCTAGATGTTACCTCGATTTTGACCACCGAAAGAGTGGAAGAATATGGAGCAATTGCTCGTTTTGGTGTAGAAGAATTTGTTTCTGACAATGTAATTGTCATTCGTAATGTTTTAGAAGGGGAACGTCGCCGTCGGACAATTGAGATTCTTAAGCTGAGGGGAACAACCCATATGAAGGGAGAATATCCCTTTACCATTAATAATGATGGGATTAATATCTTCCCCTTGGGGGCGATGCGTCTGACTCAACGCTCTTCAAACGTACGTCGTTCTTCTGGAGTTAAAACTTTAGATAAACTATGTGGTGGAGGTTTCTTCAAAGATTCAATTATCCTAGCCACAGGAGCGACAGGAACAGGCAAAACTTTATTGGTCAGTAAATTCCTCGAAGAAGGTTGTCGTCAAGGGGAAAGATCGGTCTTGTTTGCCTATGAAGAGTCGAGAGCGCAGCTATCTCGTAATGCTTCTTCCTGGGGTGTGGACTTTGAGGAAATGGAGCGTAAGGGACTATTAAAATTGCTCTGTTGCTATCCAGAATCAGCTGGTTTAGAAGATCACCTGCAAATGATTAAGTCAGAGATTACCGACTTTAAACCCTCGCGAATTGCGATCGATTCTCTTTCCGCCTTGGCTCGCGGAGTTACCAATAATGCCTTCCGTCAATTTGTCATTGGCGTTACAGGTTATGCCAAGCAGGAAGAAATTACAGGTTTCTTCACCAATACTACCGATCAATTTTTGGGGGCTAATTCCATCACGGAATCTCATATTTCCACCATTACGGATACCATTATTCTCTTGCAGTATGTTGAAATTCGTGGTGAGATGTCGAGGGCGTTGAATGTATTTAAAATGCGTGGTTCTTGGCATGACAAGGGAATTCGGGAATATGAAATTAGCTCCGATGCCCCAGAAATTCCCTACATCAAAGAATCCTTCCGCAATTACGAAGGAATTATTAGTGGCTCACCATCCCGTGTTTCGATCAATGAGAAAAGTGAACTTTCTCGGATTGCCAGAAATGTTAAAGACATCAATTTTGATAATTTTGATGGCGCTAAAGACGATAAATAA
- a CDS encoding response regulator transcription factor, with the protein MPLFILVAEDDPAIRLLINDYLELNGYSVITAENGEQALSMLEKYHPHLLISDIKMPYKNGYELITNIRRLPQYRLLPVILLSEYSETTARIHGYQVGCDMYLPKPFEMEELGAIIRNLLERSQAIHSELRFPHTEQIEPTSVIARPAELHSAEKDHDFSKLYEKLQLTQRETEVLKLLIEGRSNIEIGQQLHLSPRTIEKYVSSLLRKSELNNRIELICYAMEHH; encoded by the coding sequence ATGCCTTTATTTATTTTGGTTGCTGAAGATGACCCAGCAATACGTTTGTTAATCAATGATTATTTAGAATTGAATGGTTATTCAGTCATTACGGCAGAAAATGGCGAACAAGCTCTATCGATGTTGGAAAAATATCATCCTCATCTGCTAATTTCCGATATTAAAATGCCGTATAAAAACGGTTATGAATTAATCACAAATATTCGTCGGCTACCCCAATACCGTTTATTACCAGTGATCTTATTGAGTGAATACAGTGAGACAACGGCTCGTATTCACGGTTATCAGGTGGGTTGTGATATGTATTTGCCAAAACCTTTTGAAATGGAGGAATTAGGGGCAATTATTCGTAATTTACTAGAGCGATCGCAAGCAATCCACTCGGAATTAAGATTTCCTCATACCGAGCAGATTGAGCCAACAAGTGTTATTGCTAGACCCGCCGAACTTCATAGTGCAGAAAAAGATCATGATTTCAGTAAGCTGTATGAAAAACTTCAATTAACTCAACGGGAAACAGAAGTTTTAAAACTACTGATTGAAGGCCGCTCAAACATCGAAATCGGTCAACAACTGCATTTATCCCCCCGCACCATTGAAAAATATGTTAGCAGCCTATTGCGTAAATCCGAACTCAATAACCGTATTGAACTGATTTGCTATGCCATGGAACATCATTAA
- the pyk gene encoding pyruvate kinase, translating to MSSLNNPRRTKIVATVGPATLKPDILRQLITAGATTLRINFSHGTQQDHQKAIRLIRQTAFELDQPVGILQDLQGPKIRLGKFVAGKINLKKGDRYILTSRQVECNQEIGCISYQKLALEVPENATILLDDGKVEMQVESIDKANQDLHCRVVVGGVLSSNKGVNFPGVCLSVKALTQKDREDLMFGLDQGVDWIALSFVRNPQDILEIKDLIVSAGKSIPIIAKIEKHEAIEQMDAILSLCDGVMVARGDLGVELPAEDVPILQKRLIATANRLGIPIITATQMLDSMVNNPRPTRAEVSDVANAILDGTDAVMLSNETAVGNYPVEAVETMATIACRIEQEQGTNKLKRTKRSITHAISAAVGEIASQLDAAAIMTLTKTGATARNVSKFRPKTPIIAITPHVYVSRRLQLVWGVKPLLVLDLSSATQTFQAAINVAQEKNWLAAGDLVVMTAGTLQGVAGSTDLIKVELVKAILGEGSGIGQGAISGRARVAKSAAEIHDFNPGEILVTSSTNAQFVDIIRQASGIITEEDNITSHAAVIGLRLGIPVVVGFKNATEIIREGAILTVDAKRGVVYSGTVNKQ from the coding sequence ATGTCATCGCTAAATAACCCGCGTCGGACAAAAATTGTTGCCACAGTAGGACCAGCCACCCTCAAGCCCGATATTCTAAGACAATTGATTACAGCGGGAGCAACTACCTTAAGAATCAATTTCTCTCATGGTACGCAACAAGATCATCAAAAGGCGATACGTTTAATCAGACAGACTGCTTTTGAACTAGATCAGCCCGTGGGTATTTTACAAGATTTACAGGGCCCTAAAATTCGTTTAGGTAAATTCGTAGCGGGGAAAATAAATCTCAAAAAAGGCGATCGCTATATCTTAACTAGTCGCCAAGTTGAATGTAACCAAGAAATTGGCTGCATCAGCTACCAGAAGCTAGCGTTAGAAGTGCCAGAAAACGCCACTATTTTGTTAGACGATGGCAAAGTAGAAATGCAGGTAGAAAGCATTGATAAAGCTAATCAAGACTTACACTGTAGAGTTGTCGTGGGGGGGGTACTTTCCAGTAACAAAGGAGTGAACTTTCCTGGGGTTTGTCTTTCGGTTAAAGCTTTAACTCAAAAGGATCGCGAAGACCTCATGTTTGGTTTAGATCAGGGAGTAGACTGGATTGCTTTAAGTTTTGTTCGTAACCCGCAAGATATTCTAGAAATCAAAGATTTAATTGTTAGTGCAGGTAAGTCTATTCCCATAATTGCCAAGATTGAAAAACATGAGGCGATCGAACAAATGGATGCCATCCTCTCATTATGCGATGGGGTAATGGTAGCACGGGGAGATTTAGGAGTTGAATTACCCGCCGAAGATGTGCCAATTTTGCAAAAGCGCCTGATTGCTACGGCTAATCGTTTGGGAATTCCGATTATCACGGCTACTCAGATGTTGGACAGCATGGTCAATAATCCTCGACCAACTCGTGCGGAAGTATCAGACGTGGCTAACGCGATTTTAGATGGTACAGATGCCGTGATGTTATCAAATGAAACTGCTGTAGGTAATTATCCTGTTGAAGCGGTGGAAACAATGGCAACGATCGCCTGTAGAATTGAACAAGAACAAGGTACAAACAAGCTTAAACGAACCAAACGCTCGATAACTCATGCTATTTCCGCAGCAGTAGGTGAAATCGCTTCCCAGCTAGACGCAGCAGCGATTATGACCTTAACTAAAACTGGCGCAACAGCTCGTAATGTTTCTAAGTTTAGACCAAAAACACCCATCATCGCGATTACCCCCCATGTCTATGTATCTCGTCGGCTACAGCTCGTCTGGGGAGTCAAACCGCTATTAGTACTAGATTTATCTTCTGCTACGCAAACTTTCCAAGCTGCAATTAATGTAGCGCAAGAAAAAAATTGGCTGGCTGCGGGAGACTTGGTGGTAATGACGGCGGGAACGCTTCAGGGAGTAGCAGGATCGACGGATTTGATTAAGGTTGAATTAGTTAAAGCAATTTTAGGGGAAGGTTCGGGCATCGGACAGGGAGCAATTAGCGGTCGCGCTAGAGTTGCTAAAAGTGCCGCCGAAATCCACGATTTCAATCCAGGCGAGATTTTAGTTACTTCTTCTACTAATGCTCAGTTTGTCGATATTATTCGTCAAGCATCAGGAATTATTACGGAGGAAGATAATATTACCAGTCATGCTGCGGTAATTGGTTTGCGTTTGGGCATCCCTGTCGTGGTGGGTTTTAAAAACGCTACCGAGATAATTCGAGAAGGCGCAATTCTCACTGTTGATGCTAAGCGTGGTGTAGTTTACTCAGGTACAGTTAATAAGCAGTAA
- a CDS encoding PD40 domain-containing protein, which translates to MKWCLKPPSLKLILAITTLLLSSCQSRYITPATQVINASLNSFAAEGDPNFSYNGRYLVYTSDRAAKRSVYLYDLQRRRLVSLPGLNQPGSMQSQADISADGRYIVYRSEQLGKSDIYLYDRSTATSKNLTQNFIGEVRYPSISGDGRFVTFEGNRSGQWDIEIYDRGTGIDLSAPPISSIAPAPR; encoded by the coding sequence ATGAAGTGGTGTTTAAAACCGCCTTCACTTAAATTAATTCTGGCAATCACGACGTTACTTTTGAGTAGTTGCCAGTCTAGATACATTACCCCTGCTACCCAAGTCATCAACGCTTCCTTAAATTCTTTCGCCGCTGAAGGTGATCCCAATTTTTCCTATAATGGTCGTTATTTAGTTTACACTAGCGATCGCGCAGCTAAACGAAGTGTATATCTCTACGATCTTCAGCGACGGCGTTTAGTTTCTTTACCTGGATTAAATCAACCTGGAAGTATGCAGTCACAGGCAGATATTAGTGCCGATGGACGCTATATTGTCTATCGCTCAGAACAGTTAGGAAAATCTGATATTTACCTTTATGATCGCTCCACCGCAACTAGCAAAAATCTTACGCAAAACTTTATTGGCGAAGTTCGCTATCCTAGCATTAGCGGTGATGGACGCTTTGTCACTTTTGAAGGGAATCGTTCAGGACAATGGGATATTGAAATTTACGATCGCGGAACGGGAATTGATTTATCTGCACCGCCAATCTCCAGCATTGCTCCTGCACCACGATAA
- a CDS encoding HTH domain-containing protein, which translates to MEAENLSQEALLSARELEIVELVVTGLSNHKIAQRLEISKRTVDNHISNILKKTNAANRVELVRWSLQWGKVCLDNVNCCSITDLKPSL; encoded by the coding sequence ATGGAAGCTGAGAACCTTAGTCAAGAAGCATTATTATCAGCTCGAGAACTAGAAATTGTCGAGCTGGTAGTAACTGGGTTGAGTAATCACAAAATTGCTCAGAGACTAGAAATCAGCAAGAGAACAGTTGACAATCATATTAGTAATATTTTAAAAAAAACTAATGCTGCCAACCGTGTTGAATTAGTCCGCTGGTCTTTACAATGGGGTAAAGTTTGTCTTGATAATGTAAATTGCTGTTCAATAACCGATCTCAAACCAAGTCTCTAA
- a CDS encoding NblA/ycf18 family protein, producing MDLSSQLSMEQQFKLKVLQEQVQGLSKEQAQEYLLEMFRQMMVKDNLVKNLLKNA from the coding sequence ATGGATTTATCAAGTCAACTGAGTATGGAGCAGCAGTTTAAGTTAAAAGTGCTTCAAGAACAAGTGCAGGGGTTAAGCAAAGAACAGGCACAAGAATATTTATTAGAAATGTTTCGTCAAATGATGGTCAAAGATAATTTGGTCAAAAATCTCTTGAAGAACGCCTAA
- a CDS encoding phycobiliprotein lyase: MNSIKDAKEFFQQSAGRWRSQRTTHHLPFRRAESGSSDINVEFLDADDEKIAAICAMHEIDPQSAIGGAFVSWDGSMAWDKENEDHQGTTVFALIPDSEDLRKGKLLRERGYAEIVPVAGEYHMDHEDGLVLITEYETMSIIERFWFVNSDLRLRSSTVKRFGGFNTATFCAESRVSEADDAPSTAASTDAKSFAISGW; this comes from the coding sequence ATGAACTCAATCAAAGACGCTAAAGAATTTTTTCAACAGAGCGCGGGGAGATGGCGATCGCAACGTACTACCCATCATTTGCCATTTAGGCGAGCAGAAAGCGGTAGCTCGGATATTAACGTCGAATTTCTAGATGCTGACGATGAGAAGATAGCCGCCATTTGCGCGATGCACGAAATAGATCCCCAAAGTGCGATCGGCGGTGCATTTGTTAGCTGGGATGGTTCAATGGCTTGGGATAAAGAAAACGAAGATCATCAAGGAACAACTGTATTTGCTTTAATTCCTGACTCAGAGGATCTGCGCAAGGGAAAATTACTCAGAGAAAGAGGTTATGCCGAAATCGTTCCTGTGGCTGGAGAGTACCACATGGATCATGAGGACGGATTAGTTTTAATTACTGAATATGAAACTATGAGCATTATCGAACGCTTCTGGTTTGTCAATTCCGATCTACGGCTACGTAGCAGTACTGTTAAAAGGTTTGGTGGGTTTAATACAGCGACTTTTTGTGCTGAATCTCGTGTTAGTGAAGCAGATGATGCTCCCTCAACAGCAGCCAGTACTGATGCCAAGTCATTTGCGATTTCTGGATGGTAA